Proteins from a single region of Acanthochromis polyacanthus isolate Apoly-LR-REF ecotype Palm Island chromosome 11, KAUST_Apoly_ChrSc, whole genome shotgun sequence:
- the ppt2b gene encoding lysosomal thioesterase PPT2 → MKSSVCTSGRRRSGSSGATGLLYPLLGACLWAAVVGYKPVIIVHGLFDSPEVFKNLQRFINESHPGTNVTVIDLFDRSASLEPMWKQVEGFKSAIYPIMQNAADGVHFICYSQGGLVCRGILSTLSDHNVHSFISLSSPQAGQYGDTDYLKYLFPTCVKDNLYHFCYTAVGQWISICNYWNDPHHRDRYLQSSDYLALLNSERPNPNSTEWKKNFLKIQKLVLIGGPDDGVITPWQSSQFGFYDDNETVVEMEHQDFYLRDVFGLKTLAARGDLIICTVPGVEHVWWHSNETVFHTCMEKWLV, encoded by the exons ATGAAGAGCTCCGTCTGTACCAGcggcaggaggaggagcgggAGCAGCGGGGCGACCGGGCTGCTGTACCCGCTGCTCGGTGCGTGTCTCTGGGCTGCGGTGGTCGGGTACAAGCCGGTGATCATAGTTCACGGTTTGTTCGACAGCCCAGAGGTTTTTAAAAACTTACAGCGGTTCATCAATGAG TCTCATCCTGGAACAAACGTGACGGTCATCGACTTGTTTGACAGAAGCGCCAGCCTGGAGCCCATGTGGAAGCAGGTGGAGGGCTTCAAGTCGGCTATTTACCCCATCATGCAAAATGCAGCCGACGGAGTTCACTTCATCTGCTACTCTCAAG GTGGGTTGGTCTGCAGAGGAATCCTCTCCACTCTGTCCGACCACAACGTCCACTCCTTCATCTCTCTGTCGTCGCCTCAGGCCGGCCAGTACGGAG ATACAGACTACCTGAAGTACCTCTTCCCTACGTGTGTGAAGGACAACCTTTACCACTTCTGCTACACAGCTGTGGGTCAGTGGATCTCCATCTGCAACTACTGGAACG ACCCTCACCACAGAGACCGGTACCTGCAAAGCAGCGACTATCTGGCTTTGCTCAACAGCGAGAGACCAAATCCAAACTCAACAG AGTGGAAGAAGAACTTCCTGAAAATCCAGAAGTTGGTGCTGATCGGAGGTCCAGACGATGGAGTCATCACTCCATGGCAGTCGAG TCAGTTTGGTTTCTATGACGACAACGAGACGGTTGTAGAGATGGAGCACCAAGAC TTCTATCTTCGAGACGTGTTCGGTCTGAAGACGCTGGCGGCTCGAGGAGATCTGATCATCTGCACCGTTCCCGGCGTCGAACACGTCTGGTGGCACTCCAACGAGACGGTGTTCCACACATGTATGGAGAAGTGGCTGGTCTAG
- the rps5 gene encoding 40S ribosomal protein S5 isoform X1, whose protein sequence is MTEWETAPAVAETPEIKLFGKWSTDDVQINDISLQDYIAVKEKYAKYLPHSGGRYAAKRFRKAQCPIVERLTNSMMMHGRNNGKKLMTVRIVKHAFEIIHLLTGENPLQVLVNAIINSGPREDSTRIGRAGTVRRQAVDVSPLRRVNQAIWLLCTGAREAAFRNIKTIAECLADELINAAKGSSNSYAIKKKDELERVAKSNR, encoded by the exons A TGACTGAGTGGGAGACTGCCCCAGCCGTGGCTGAGACCCCAGAGATCAAACTCTTTGGCAAGTGGAGCACTGACGATGTGCAGATCAACGACATCTCCCTGCAG GATTACATCGCTGTGAAAGAGAAGTATGCCAAGTACCTGCCTCACTCTGGAGGACGTTATGCTGCCAAGCGTTTCCGTAAAGCCCAGTGCCCCATCGTGGAGCGTCTGACCAACTCCATGATGATGCACGGCCGCAACAACGGCAAGAAGCTGATGACCGTACGCATCGTCAAGCACGCCTTCGAGATCATCCACCTGCTGACCGGAGAG AATCCCCTGCAGGTCCTGGTCAACGCCATCATCAACAGCGGACCCCGTGAGGACTCGACCCGTATCGGTCGTGCCGGTACCGTCAGGAGGCAGGCTGTGGACGTGTCGCCCCTCCGCAGAGTCAACCAG GCCATCTGGCTGCTGTGCACAGGAGCAAGAGAAGCTGCTTTCAGGAACATCAAGACCATCGCTGAGTGTCTGGCTGATGAGCTGATCAATGCAGCTAAG GGTTCATCTAACTCTTACGCCATCAAGAAGAAGGACGAGTTGGAGAGAGTCGCCAAGTCCAACCGTTAA
- the rps5 gene encoding 40S ribosomal protein S5 isoform X2: protein MTEWETAPAVAETPEIKLFGKWSTDDVQINDISLQDYIAVKEKYAKYLPHSGGRYAAKRFRKAQCPIVERLTNSMMMHGRNNGKKLMTVRIVKHAFEIIHLLTGENPLQVLVNAIINSGPREDSTRIGRAGTVRRQAVDVSPLRRVNQAIWLLCTGAREAAFRNIKTIAECLADELINAAKGSSNSYAIKKKDELERVAKSNR from the exons TGACTGAGTGGGAGACTGCCCCAGCCGTGGCTGAGACCCCAGAGATCAAACTCTTTGGCAAGTGGAGCACTGACGATGTGCAGATCAACGACATCTCCCTGCAG GATTACATCGCTGTGAAAGAGAAGTATGCCAAGTACCTGCCTCACTCTGGAGGACGTTATGCTGCCAAGCGTTTCCGTAAAGCCCAGTGCCCCATCGTGGAGCGTCTGACCAACTCCATGATGATGCACGGCCGCAACAACGGCAAGAAGCTGATGACCGTACGCATCGTCAAGCACGCCTTCGAGATCATCCACCTGCTGACCGGAGAG AATCCCCTGCAGGTCCTGGTCAACGCCATCATCAACAGCGGACCCCGTGAGGACTCGACCCGTATCGGTCGTGCCGGTACCGTCAGGAGGCAGGCTGTGGACGTGTCGCCCCTCCGCAGAGTCAACCAG GCCATCTGGCTGCTGTGCACAGGAGCAAGAGAAGCTGCTTTCAGGAACATCAAGACCATCGCTGAGTGTCTGGCTGATGAGCTGATCAATGCAGCTAAG GGTTCATCTAACTCTTACGCCATCAAGAAGAAGGACGAGTTGGAGAGAGTCGCCAAGTCCAACCGTTAA